In a single window of the Acyrthosiphon pisum isolate AL4f chromosome X, pea_aphid_22Mar2018_4r6ur, whole genome shotgun sequence genome:
- the LOC100167022 gene encoding solute carrier family 25 member 40-like produces the protein MDSKYNSNEKLLIDDPRFRIKPVQQMAAACTGALITSFFVTPLDVIKVRMQAESRITNKHKCFVYSNGLMDHICPCNTLKKKTSDSPYYRNVQWYNRPIKFNGTLEAFKQIAKNEGILSLWSGLSPTLILALPATIVYFVSYEQLRCHIHDLTKPYYANNNQNQPLWISGISGCVARFGAATTVSPLELIRTKMQSKKLSYLEVHQAMQSLLKYHGYKGLWRGLGSTLLRDVPFSGIYWVMYEYIKQISGQSTSFMYNFIAGSIAGTLAASLTTPFDVVKTIRQVELTEKEIITEPPKIVYKSTYKEIIEIYQTNGIRGNFRGLVPRISKVAPACAIMVSTFEYGKTFFQNINMQAHKKENEEILK, from the exons ATGGattctaaatataattcaaatgaaaaattattgattgaCGATCCGCGGTTTCGAATAAAACCAGTACAACAAATGGCTGCTGCTTGTACAGGAGCGTTAATTACTTCCTTTTTTG ttactCCATTGGATGTAATAAAAGTACGCATGCAAGCAGAATCtagaataacaaataaacataaatgttttgtatattccAATGGTTTAATGGATCATATTTGTCCatgtaatacattaaaaaaaaaaacctctgaTAGTCCATATTACAGAAATGTCCAATGGTACAACAGGCCTATCAAATTTAATGGAACACTT GAAGCGTTTAAACAAATTGCTAAAAATGAAGGAATTTTGTCATTATGGAGTGGGTTGAGTCCAACATTAATACTTGCATTACCTGCcacaattgtttattttgtatcttACGAACAATTACGATGTCATATTCATGATTTAACCAAACCATATTATGCAAACAATAATCAAAATCAACCATTATGGATTTCTGGCATATCAGGATGTGTTGCTCGTTTTGGAGCTGCCACAACAGTCAGTCCATTAGAACTCATACGTACTAAAATGCAATCAAAAAAACTTAGTTATTTAGAAGTACATCAGGCAATGCAAAGCTTATTAAAGTATCATGGCTATAAAGGTCTATGGAGAGGTCTTGGTTCTACTTTACTTAGAGATGTTCCTTTTTCTG gtatATATTGGGTgatgtatgaatatattaaacaaatatcagGCCAATCAACATCATTTATGTATAACTTTATAGCAGGGAGCATAGCCGGAACG TTGGCTGCATCATTAACTACGCCATTTGATGTTGTGAAAACAATTCGTCAAGTCGAATTAActgaaaaagaaattattacag AACCTCCTAAAATAGTTTACAAATCGACATACAAAGAAATTATCGaaatttatcaaacaaatgGAATACGTGGAAATTTTAGAGGCTTAGTTCCTCGAATAAGCAAAGTAGCCCCTGCATGTGCCATAATGGTATCAACATTTGAATatggaaaaacattttttcagaaTATAAATATGCAAGCACACAAAAAAGAGAATGAAGAAATTCTgaagtaa
- the LOC115033799 gene encoding uncharacterized protein LOC115033799 encodes MPQPYSENSVENNKKRKDRIQSVNTRGFIEIDSSLQRTTVWYFRKNVDNITNYRTFLHSIESELIEKLRQCVGVHPIKYDLKLEVTYVIPAEVDNTTENHAFNSPARQLFVYSNVVGLVDCDLTLLLTKAKTFADEDRRFTFISYIGGLTLGVHQYNPPIERWSYLTLPKNIINRRAVINPQNIDQLCFQWAILAKHVSKYRCRVNTNYFNEAHRYDFSVLSVPTTISEITLFERANPGTSVNVYGLKYNGKISTQYMVYPLRVADEEMPNHFDLLLITGSENKYHYTYITNFSRLVSSQINKGHRRLVFCKKCFKTFDFQPRKYKLYGDKALAQHRLVGNCVFNPNTALMPFSRHS; translated from the coding sequence ATGCCACAGCCTTATTCCGAGAATTcggttgaaaataataaaaaacgaaagGACCGTATACAATCGGTGAATACCCGTGGCTTTATCGAAATCGATTCATCGCTTCAACGCACGACCGTAtggtattttagaaaaaatgttgacaatatCACCAACTATCGCACTTTTCTACACTCGATAGAGTCGGAGTTGATTGAAAAATTACGCCAATGCGTGGGTGTTCACCCAATTAAATATGATCTCAAATTGGAGGTCACCTATGTCATACCTGCAGAAGTGGACAATACCACCGAAAACCACGCGTTTAACTCTCCAGCTAGACAATTATTTGTGTACAGTAACGTCGTGGGTTTGGTCGATTGCGATTTGACTCTTCTTCTCACCAAAGCAAAAACTTTCGCTGACGAAGATCGCAGGTTCAcctttatatcgtatattggtGGACTGACCTTAGGCGTGCACCAGTACAACCCACCGATAGAGAGGTGGTCATACTTAACGTTgccgaaaaatattataaatcgaaGGGCTGTCATTAACCCACAAAACATTGATCAGCTGTGCTTCCAGTGGGCTATCCTGGCGAAACACGTATCAAAATACCGTTGTCGAGTAAACACGAATTATTTTAACGAAGCGCACCGTTATGATTTTTCCGTGTTATCCGTCCCCACGACTATATCGGAGATAACATTGTTCGAGCGAGCGAATCCAGGTACGTCCGTAAACGTATATGGTCTGAAATATAATGGAAAAATTTCGACACAATATATGGTGTACCCTCTGCGAGTGGCCGACGAAGAGATGCCAAATCATTTTGACTTGTTGTTGATCACTGGCTCAGAAAAcaaatatcattatacatacattacaaATTTCTCGCGGCTCGTTAGTTCACAAATAAATAAAGGTCATCGTCGTTTAGTTTTTTGCAAAAAGTGTTTCAAAACTTTTGACTTCCAGCCTAGGAAGTATAAATTGTATGGTGACAAAGCACTAGCGCAGCATCGTTTGGTAGGTAACTGTGTTTTCAATCCAAATACTGCATTAATGCCATTTTCACGTCATTCATGA